A single region of the Ornithorhynchus anatinus isolate Pmale09 chromosome 13, mOrnAna1.pri.v4, whole genome shotgun sequence genome encodes:
- the CBLL1 gene encoding E3 ubiquitin-protein ligase Hakai isoform X4, which translates to MHTDNDLQGTNSSGSLGGLDVRRRIPIKLISKQTNKAKPAPRAPRSMTRMPSKAQPGDEGFDYSEEERYDCKGGDLFGTQRRFPGHIFWDFQINILGEKDETPVHFCDKCGLPIKIYGRMIPCKHVFCYDCAILHEKKGDKMCPGCSDPVQRIEQCARGSLFMCSVVQGCKRTYLSQRDLQAHINHRHVRAGKPAARPPVEPVHPPVAPPPAEIPDRFLVPPEKHHLSHVPPKQHILLPPPPLQHVPHEHYGQPHEDVRAPPAEMAVAPPPPRPVGQETFRISTRKHSNLITVPIQDDSGSGAREPPPPAPAPAPAPAHHHPEYPGQPVVSRPHRIMPPQQHYAPPPPPPPPPISHPMQHPPQAAAAPHLVYGQAPPPPMTSAPPPITPPPGHIIAQMPPYMNHPPPGPPPPQHGGPPVGAPPPPPHHYNPNSLPQFTEDQGTLSPPFAQPGGMSPGIWPAPRGPPPPPRMQGPPAQAPLPGPHHPDQTRYRPYYQ; encoded by the exons ATGCATACAGACAATGATTTGCAAGGCACTAATAGTTCTGGATCATTGGGTGGTCTTGATGTGCGCCGAAGAATCCCTATAAAGTTAATCTCCAAGCAGACCAACAAAGCCAAGCCTGCACCTCGTGCTCCCCGAAGTATGACTAGGATGCCTTCGAAGGCCCAGCCTGGTGACGAAG GATTTGACTACAGTGAAGAAGAGCGATATGACTGTAAAGGAGGCGATCTGTTTGGGACTCAGCGAAGATTTCCGGGACACATTTTCTGGGATTTTCAG ATCAACATCTTGGGTGAAAAGGATGAAACCCCAGTCCATTTCTGTGATAAGTGCGGGTTGCCGATTAAAATCTACGGTCGCATG ATACCGTGCAAGCACGTTTTCTGCTATGACTGTGCTATTTTGCATGAAAAAAAAGGGGACAAGATGTGTCCAGG ctGTAGCGACCCGGTCCAGCGGATCGAGCAGTGTGCCCGAGGGTCTCTGTTCATGTGTAGCGTCGTCCAAGGATGCAAGAGGACCTATCTGTCTCAGAGAGACCTGCAGGCTCACATCAACCACCGCCACGTGAGAGCCGGGAagcccgccgcccgccctcccgtCGAACCCGTCCACCCGCCCGTAGCCCCGCCGCCGGCGGAGATTCCCGACCGCTTCCTCGTGCCCCCGGAGAAGCACCATCTGAGCCACGTCCCGCCGAAGCAGCACATCCTGCTCCCGCCGCCCCCCTTGCAGCACGTGCCCCACGAGCACTACGGCCAGCCCCACGAGGACGTCCGGGCCCCGCCGGCGGAGATGGCcgtggccccgccgccgccgcgccccgTCGGCCAGGAGACCTTTCGCATCTCGACGAGGAAGCACAGCAACCTGATCACCGTCCCCATCCAGGACGACTCCGGCTCCGGGGCGCGggagccgccgcccccggccccggccccggccccggcccccgctcacCATCATCCCGAGTACCCGGGCCAGCCGGTGGTGTCCCGCCCTCATCGCATCATGCCGCCTCAGCAGCATtacgccccgcccccgcccccgcccccgccgcccatcAGCCACCCCATGCAGCACCCGCCCCAGGCCGCGGCCGCGCCCCACCTGGTCTACGGCcaagccccgcctccccccatgacctccgccccgccccccatcaCCCCTCCCCCCGGACACATCATCGCCCAGATGCCCCCCTACATGAACCACCCTcctccgggcccgccccccccgcagCACGGCGGGCCGCCGGTcggcgctccccctcccccgccccaccactaTAACCCCAACTCGCTGCCGCAGTTCACCGAAGACCAAGGAACCCTCAGCCCCCCTTTCGCTCAGCCCGGGGGAATGAGCCCCGGGATCTGGCCGGCACCCagaggcccgccccctcccccccggatgCAGGGTCCGCCCGCCCAGGCCCCGCTGCCCGGACCGCACCACCCCGATCAGACGCGATACAGGCCCTATTACCAGTGA
- the CBLL1 gene encoding E3 ubiquitin-protein ligase Hakai isoform X2 gives MIITFYKYISYVQKSLCHRKPSVVILWSRCRGKIESFGDNDLQGTNSSGSLGGLDVRRRIPIKLISKQTNKAKPAPRAPRSMTRMPSKAQPGDEGFDYSEEERYDCKGGDLFGTQRRFPGHIFWDFQINILGEKDETPVHFCDKCGLPIKIYGRMIPCKHVFCYDCAILHEKKGDKMCPGCSDPVQRIEQCARGSLFMCSVVQGCKRTYLSQRDLQAHINHRHVRAGKPAARPPVEPVHPPVAPPPAEIPDRFLVPPEKHHLSHVPPKQHILLPPPPLQHVPHEHYGQPHEDVRAPPAEMAVAPPPPRPVGQETFRISTRKHSNLITVPIQDDSGSGAREPPPPAPAPAPAPAHHHPEYPGQPVVSRPHRIMPPQQHYAPPPPPPPPPISHPMQHPPQAAAAPHLVYGQAPPPPMTSAPPPITPPPGHIIAQMPPYMNHPPPGPPPPQHGGPPVGAPPPPPHHYNPNSLPQFTEDQGTLSPPFAQPGGMSPGIWPAPRGPPPPPRMQGPPAQAPLPGPHHPDQTRYRPYYQ, from the exons ATGATCATCACCTTTTATAAGTACATCTCGTACGTTCAGAAGTCACTTTGCCACCGAAAACCGAGCGTGGTTATCCTTTGGTCTCGGTGCCGGGGTAAAATCGAATCATTTGGAG ACAATGATTTGCAAGGCACTAATAGTTCTGGATCATTGGGTGGTCTTGATGTGCGCCGAAGAATCCCTATAAAGTTAATCTCCAAGCAGACCAACAAAGCCAAGCCTGCACCTCGTGCTCCCCGAAGTATGACTAGGATGCCTTCGAAGGCCCAGCCTGGTGACGAAG GATTTGACTACAGTGAAGAAGAGCGATATGACTGTAAAGGAGGCGATCTGTTTGGGACTCAGCGAAGATTTCCGGGACACATTTTCTGGGATTTTCAG ATCAACATCTTGGGTGAAAAGGATGAAACCCCAGTCCATTTCTGTGATAAGTGCGGGTTGCCGATTAAAATCTACGGTCGCATG ATACCGTGCAAGCACGTTTTCTGCTATGACTGTGCTATTTTGCATGAAAAAAAAGGGGACAAGATGTGTCCAGG ctGTAGCGACCCGGTCCAGCGGATCGAGCAGTGTGCCCGAGGGTCTCTGTTCATGTGTAGCGTCGTCCAAGGATGCAAGAGGACCTATCTGTCTCAGAGAGACCTGCAGGCTCACATCAACCACCGCCACGTGAGAGCCGGGAagcccgccgcccgccctcccgtCGAACCCGTCCACCCGCCCGTAGCCCCGCCGCCGGCGGAGATTCCCGACCGCTTCCTCGTGCCCCCGGAGAAGCACCATCTGAGCCACGTCCCGCCGAAGCAGCACATCCTGCTCCCGCCGCCCCCCTTGCAGCACGTGCCCCACGAGCACTACGGCCAGCCCCACGAGGACGTCCGGGCCCCGCCGGCGGAGATGGCcgtggccccgccgccgccgcgccccgTCGGCCAGGAGACCTTTCGCATCTCGACGAGGAAGCACAGCAACCTGATCACCGTCCCCATCCAGGACGACTCCGGCTCCGGGGCGCGggagccgccgcccccggccccggccccggccccggcccccgctcacCATCATCCCGAGTACCCGGGCCAGCCGGTGGTGTCCCGCCCTCATCGCATCATGCCGCCTCAGCAGCATtacgccccgcccccgcccccgcccccgccgcccatcAGCCACCCCATGCAGCACCCGCCCCAGGCCGCGGCCGCGCCCCACCTGGTCTACGGCcaagccccgcctccccccatgacctccgccccgccccccatcaCCCCTCCCCCCGGACACATCATCGCCCAGATGCCCCCCTACATGAACCACCCTcctccgggcccgccccccccgcagCACGGCGGGCCGCCGGTcggcgctccccctcccccgccccaccactaTAACCCCAACTCGCTGCCGCAGTTCACCGAAGACCAAGGAACCCTCAGCCCCCCTTTCGCTCAGCCCGGGGGAATGAGCCCCGGGATCTGGCCGGCACCCagaggcccgccccctcccccccggatgCAGGGTCCGCCCGCCCAGGCCCCGCTGCCCGGACCGCACCACCCCGATCAGACGCGATACAGGCCCTATTACCAGTGA
- the CBLL1 gene encoding E3 ubiquitin-protein ligase Hakai isoform X1, whose product MIITFYKYISYVQKSLCHRKPSVVILWSRCRGKIESFGDNDLQGTNSSGSLGGLDVRRRIPIKLISKQTNKAKPAPRAPRSMTRMPSKAQPGDEEGFDYSEEERYDCKGGDLFGTQRRFPGHIFWDFQINILGEKDETPVHFCDKCGLPIKIYGRMIPCKHVFCYDCAILHEKKGDKMCPGCSDPVQRIEQCARGSLFMCSVVQGCKRTYLSQRDLQAHINHRHVRAGKPAARPPVEPVHPPVAPPPAEIPDRFLVPPEKHHLSHVPPKQHILLPPPPLQHVPHEHYGQPHEDVRAPPAEMAVAPPPPRPVGQETFRISTRKHSNLITVPIQDDSGSGAREPPPPAPAPAPAPAHHHPEYPGQPVVSRPHRIMPPQQHYAPPPPPPPPPISHPMQHPPQAAAAPHLVYGQAPPPPMTSAPPPITPPPGHIIAQMPPYMNHPPPGPPPPQHGGPPVGAPPPPPHHYNPNSLPQFTEDQGTLSPPFAQPGGMSPGIWPAPRGPPPPPRMQGPPAQAPLPGPHHPDQTRYRPYYQ is encoded by the exons ATGATCATCACCTTTTATAAGTACATCTCGTACGTTCAGAAGTCACTTTGCCACCGAAAACCGAGCGTGGTTATCCTTTGGTCTCGGTGCCGGGGTAAAATCGAATCATTTGGAG ACAATGATTTGCAAGGCACTAATAGTTCTGGATCATTGGGTGGTCTTGATGTGCGCCGAAGAATCCCTATAAAGTTAATCTCCAAGCAGACCAACAAAGCCAAGCCTGCACCTCGTGCTCCCCGAAGTATGACTAGGATGCCTTCGAAGGCCCAGCCTGGTGACGAAG AAGGATTTGACTACAGTGAAGAAGAGCGATATGACTGTAAAGGAGGCGATCTGTTTGGGACTCAGCGAAGATTTCCGGGACACATTTTCTGGGATTTTCAG ATCAACATCTTGGGTGAAAAGGATGAAACCCCAGTCCATTTCTGTGATAAGTGCGGGTTGCCGATTAAAATCTACGGTCGCATG ATACCGTGCAAGCACGTTTTCTGCTATGACTGTGCTATTTTGCATGAAAAAAAAGGGGACAAGATGTGTCCAGG ctGTAGCGACCCGGTCCAGCGGATCGAGCAGTGTGCCCGAGGGTCTCTGTTCATGTGTAGCGTCGTCCAAGGATGCAAGAGGACCTATCTGTCTCAGAGAGACCTGCAGGCTCACATCAACCACCGCCACGTGAGAGCCGGGAagcccgccgcccgccctcccgtCGAACCCGTCCACCCGCCCGTAGCCCCGCCGCCGGCGGAGATTCCCGACCGCTTCCTCGTGCCCCCGGAGAAGCACCATCTGAGCCACGTCCCGCCGAAGCAGCACATCCTGCTCCCGCCGCCCCCCTTGCAGCACGTGCCCCACGAGCACTACGGCCAGCCCCACGAGGACGTCCGGGCCCCGCCGGCGGAGATGGCcgtggccccgccgccgccgcgccccgTCGGCCAGGAGACCTTTCGCATCTCGACGAGGAAGCACAGCAACCTGATCACCGTCCCCATCCAGGACGACTCCGGCTCCGGGGCGCGggagccgccgcccccggccccggccccggccccggcccccgctcacCATCATCCCGAGTACCCGGGCCAGCCGGTGGTGTCCCGCCCTCATCGCATCATGCCGCCTCAGCAGCATtacgccccgcccccgcccccgcccccgccgcccatcAGCCACCCCATGCAGCACCCGCCCCAGGCCGCGGCCGCGCCCCACCTGGTCTACGGCcaagccccgcctccccccatgacctccgccccgccccccatcaCCCCTCCCCCCGGACACATCATCGCCCAGATGCCCCCCTACATGAACCACCCTcctccgggcccgccccccccgcagCACGGCGGGCCGCCGGTcggcgctccccctcccccgccccaccactaTAACCCCAACTCGCTGCCGCAGTTCACCGAAGACCAAGGAACCCTCAGCCCCCCTTTCGCTCAGCCCGGGGGAATGAGCCCCGGGATCTGGCCGGCACCCagaggcccgccccctcccccccggatgCAGGGTCCGCCCGCCCAGGCCCCGCTGCCCGGACCGCACCACCCCGATCAGACGCGATACAGGCCCTATTACCAGTGA
- the CBLL1 gene encoding E3 ubiquitin-protein ligase Hakai isoform X5, with the protein MTRMPSKAQPGDEEGFDYSEEERYDCKGGDLFGTQRRFPGHIFWDFQINILGEKDETPVHFCDKCGLPIKIYGRMIPCKHVFCYDCAILHEKKGDKMCPGCSDPVQRIEQCARGSLFMCSVVQGCKRTYLSQRDLQAHINHRHVRAGKPAARPPVEPVHPPVAPPPAEIPDRFLVPPEKHHLSHVPPKQHILLPPPPLQHVPHEHYGQPHEDVRAPPAEMAVAPPPPRPVGQETFRISTRKHSNLITVPIQDDSGSGAREPPPPAPAPAPAPAHHHPEYPGQPVVSRPHRIMPPQQHYAPPPPPPPPPISHPMQHPPQAAAAPHLVYGQAPPPPMTSAPPPITPPPGHIIAQMPPYMNHPPPGPPPPQHGGPPVGAPPPPPHHYNPNSLPQFTEDQGTLSPPFAQPGGMSPGIWPAPRGPPPPPRMQGPPAQAPLPGPHHPDQTRYRPYYQ; encoded by the exons ATGACTAGGATGCCTTCGAAGGCCCAGCCTGGTGACGAAG AAGGATTTGACTACAGTGAAGAAGAGCGATATGACTGTAAAGGAGGCGATCTGTTTGGGACTCAGCGAAGATTTCCGGGACACATTTTCTGGGATTTTCAG ATCAACATCTTGGGTGAAAAGGATGAAACCCCAGTCCATTTCTGTGATAAGTGCGGGTTGCCGATTAAAATCTACGGTCGCATG ATACCGTGCAAGCACGTTTTCTGCTATGACTGTGCTATTTTGCATGAAAAAAAAGGGGACAAGATGTGTCCAGG ctGTAGCGACCCGGTCCAGCGGATCGAGCAGTGTGCCCGAGGGTCTCTGTTCATGTGTAGCGTCGTCCAAGGATGCAAGAGGACCTATCTGTCTCAGAGAGACCTGCAGGCTCACATCAACCACCGCCACGTGAGAGCCGGGAagcccgccgcccgccctcccgtCGAACCCGTCCACCCGCCCGTAGCCCCGCCGCCGGCGGAGATTCCCGACCGCTTCCTCGTGCCCCCGGAGAAGCACCATCTGAGCCACGTCCCGCCGAAGCAGCACATCCTGCTCCCGCCGCCCCCCTTGCAGCACGTGCCCCACGAGCACTACGGCCAGCCCCACGAGGACGTCCGGGCCCCGCCGGCGGAGATGGCcgtggccccgccgccgccgcgccccgTCGGCCAGGAGACCTTTCGCATCTCGACGAGGAAGCACAGCAACCTGATCACCGTCCCCATCCAGGACGACTCCGGCTCCGGGGCGCGggagccgccgcccccggccccggccccggccccggcccccgctcacCATCATCCCGAGTACCCGGGCCAGCCGGTGGTGTCCCGCCCTCATCGCATCATGCCGCCTCAGCAGCATtacgccccgcccccgcccccgcccccgccgcccatcAGCCACCCCATGCAGCACCCGCCCCAGGCCGCGGCCGCGCCCCACCTGGTCTACGGCcaagccccgcctccccccatgacctccgccccgccccccatcaCCCCTCCCCCCGGACACATCATCGCCCAGATGCCCCCCTACATGAACCACCCTcctccgggcccgccccccccgcagCACGGCGGGCCGCCGGTcggcgctccccctcccccgccccaccactaTAACCCCAACTCGCTGCCGCAGTTCACCGAAGACCAAGGAACCCTCAGCCCCCCTTTCGCTCAGCCCGGGGGAATGAGCCCCGGGATCTGGCCGGCACCCagaggcccgccccctcccccccggatgCAGGGTCCGCCCGCCCAGGCCCCGCTGCCCGGACCGCACCACCCCGATCAGACGCGATACAGGCCCTATTACCAGTGA
- the CBLL1 gene encoding E3 ubiquitin-protein ligase Hakai isoform X3 yields the protein MDHTDNDLQGTNSSGSLGGLDVRRRIPIKLISKQTNKAKPAPRAPRSMTRMPSKAQPGDEEGFDYSEEERYDCKGGDLFGTQRRFPGHIFWDFQINILGEKDETPVHFCDKCGLPIKIYGRMIPCKHVFCYDCAILHEKKGDKMCPGCSDPVQRIEQCARGSLFMCSVVQGCKRTYLSQRDLQAHINHRHVRAGKPAARPPVEPVHPPVAPPPAEIPDRFLVPPEKHHLSHVPPKQHILLPPPPLQHVPHEHYGQPHEDVRAPPAEMAVAPPPPRPVGQETFRISTRKHSNLITVPIQDDSGSGAREPPPPAPAPAPAPAHHHPEYPGQPVVSRPHRIMPPQQHYAPPPPPPPPPISHPMQHPPQAAAAPHLVYGQAPPPPMTSAPPPITPPPGHIIAQMPPYMNHPPPGPPPPQHGGPPVGAPPPPPHHYNPNSLPQFTEDQGTLSPPFAQPGGMSPGIWPAPRGPPPPPRMQGPPAQAPLPGPHHPDQTRYRPYYQ from the exons ACAATGATTTGCAAGGCACTAATAGTTCTGGATCATTGGGTGGTCTTGATGTGCGCCGAAGAATCCCTATAAAGTTAATCTCCAAGCAGACCAACAAAGCCAAGCCTGCACCTCGTGCTCCCCGAAGTATGACTAGGATGCCTTCGAAGGCCCAGCCTGGTGACGAAG AAGGATTTGACTACAGTGAAGAAGAGCGATATGACTGTAAAGGAGGCGATCTGTTTGGGACTCAGCGAAGATTTCCGGGACACATTTTCTGGGATTTTCAG ATCAACATCTTGGGTGAAAAGGATGAAACCCCAGTCCATTTCTGTGATAAGTGCGGGTTGCCGATTAAAATCTACGGTCGCATG ATACCGTGCAAGCACGTTTTCTGCTATGACTGTGCTATTTTGCATGAAAAAAAAGGGGACAAGATGTGTCCAGG ctGTAGCGACCCGGTCCAGCGGATCGAGCAGTGTGCCCGAGGGTCTCTGTTCATGTGTAGCGTCGTCCAAGGATGCAAGAGGACCTATCTGTCTCAGAGAGACCTGCAGGCTCACATCAACCACCGCCACGTGAGAGCCGGGAagcccgccgcccgccctcccgtCGAACCCGTCCACCCGCCCGTAGCCCCGCCGCCGGCGGAGATTCCCGACCGCTTCCTCGTGCCCCCGGAGAAGCACCATCTGAGCCACGTCCCGCCGAAGCAGCACATCCTGCTCCCGCCGCCCCCCTTGCAGCACGTGCCCCACGAGCACTACGGCCAGCCCCACGAGGACGTCCGGGCCCCGCCGGCGGAGATGGCcgtggccccgccgccgccgcgccccgTCGGCCAGGAGACCTTTCGCATCTCGACGAGGAAGCACAGCAACCTGATCACCGTCCCCATCCAGGACGACTCCGGCTCCGGGGCGCGggagccgccgcccccggccccggccccggccccggcccccgctcacCATCATCCCGAGTACCCGGGCCAGCCGGTGGTGTCCCGCCCTCATCGCATCATGCCGCCTCAGCAGCATtacgccccgcccccgcccccgcccccgccgcccatcAGCCACCCCATGCAGCACCCGCCCCAGGCCGCGGCCGCGCCCCACCTGGTCTACGGCcaagccccgcctccccccatgacctccgccccgccccccatcaCCCCTCCCCCCGGACACATCATCGCCCAGATGCCCCCCTACATGAACCACCCTcctccgggcccgccccccccgcagCACGGCGGGCCGCCGGTcggcgctccccctcccccgccccaccactaTAACCCCAACTCGCTGCCGCAGTTCACCGAAGACCAAGGAACCCTCAGCCCCCCTTTCGCTCAGCCCGGGGGAATGAGCCCCGGGATCTGGCCGGCACCCagaggcccgccccctcccccccggatgCAGGGTCCGCCCGCCCAGGCCCCGCTGCCCGGACCGCACCACCCCGATCAGACGCGATACAGGCCCTATTACCAGTGA
- the CBLL1 gene encoding E3 ubiquitin-protein ligase Hakai isoform X6, whose translation MDHTEGFDYSEEERYDCKGGDLFGTQRRFPGHIFWDFQINILGEKDETPVHFCDKCGLPIKIYGRMIPCKHVFCYDCAILHEKKGDKMCPGCSDPVQRIEQCARGSLFMCSVVQGCKRTYLSQRDLQAHINHRHVRAGKPAARPPVEPVHPPVAPPPAEIPDRFLVPPEKHHLSHVPPKQHILLPPPPLQHVPHEHYGQPHEDVRAPPAEMAVAPPPPRPVGQETFRISTRKHSNLITVPIQDDSGSGAREPPPPAPAPAPAPAHHHPEYPGQPVVSRPHRIMPPQQHYAPPPPPPPPPISHPMQHPPQAAAAPHLVYGQAPPPPMTSAPPPITPPPGHIIAQMPPYMNHPPPGPPPPQHGGPPVGAPPPPPHHYNPNSLPQFTEDQGTLSPPFAQPGGMSPGIWPAPRGPPPPPRMQGPPAQAPLPGPHHPDQTRYRPYYQ comes from the exons AAGGATTTGACTACAGTGAAGAAGAGCGATATGACTGTAAAGGAGGCGATCTGTTTGGGACTCAGCGAAGATTTCCGGGACACATTTTCTGGGATTTTCAG ATCAACATCTTGGGTGAAAAGGATGAAACCCCAGTCCATTTCTGTGATAAGTGCGGGTTGCCGATTAAAATCTACGGTCGCATG ATACCGTGCAAGCACGTTTTCTGCTATGACTGTGCTATTTTGCATGAAAAAAAAGGGGACAAGATGTGTCCAGG ctGTAGCGACCCGGTCCAGCGGATCGAGCAGTGTGCCCGAGGGTCTCTGTTCATGTGTAGCGTCGTCCAAGGATGCAAGAGGACCTATCTGTCTCAGAGAGACCTGCAGGCTCACATCAACCACCGCCACGTGAGAGCCGGGAagcccgccgcccgccctcccgtCGAACCCGTCCACCCGCCCGTAGCCCCGCCGCCGGCGGAGATTCCCGACCGCTTCCTCGTGCCCCCGGAGAAGCACCATCTGAGCCACGTCCCGCCGAAGCAGCACATCCTGCTCCCGCCGCCCCCCTTGCAGCACGTGCCCCACGAGCACTACGGCCAGCCCCACGAGGACGTCCGGGCCCCGCCGGCGGAGATGGCcgtggccccgccgccgccgcgccccgTCGGCCAGGAGACCTTTCGCATCTCGACGAGGAAGCACAGCAACCTGATCACCGTCCCCATCCAGGACGACTCCGGCTCCGGGGCGCGggagccgccgcccccggccccggccccggccccggcccccgctcacCATCATCCCGAGTACCCGGGCCAGCCGGTGGTGTCCCGCCCTCATCGCATCATGCCGCCTCAGCAGCATtacgccccgcccccgcccccgcccccgccgcccatcAGCCACCCCATGCAGCACCCGCCCCAGGCCGCGGCCGCGCCCCACCTGGTCTACGGCcaagccccgcctccccccatgacctccgccccgccccccatcaCCCCTCCCCCCGGACACATCATCGCCCAGATGCCCCCCTACATGAACCACCCTcctccgggcccgccccccccgcagCACGGCGGGCCGCCGGTcggcgctccccctcccccgccccaccactaTAACCCCAACTCGCTGCCGCAGTTCACCGAAGACCAAGGAACCCTCAGCCCCCCTTTCGCTCAGCCCGGGGGAATGAGCCCCGGGATCTGGCCGGCACCCagaggcccgccccctcccccccggatgCAGGGTCCGCCCGCCCAGGCCCCGCTGCCCGGACCGCACCACCCCGATCAGACGCGATACAGGCCCTATTACCAGTGA
- the CBLL1 gene encoding E3 ubiquitin-protein ligase Hakai isoform X7, with amino-acid sequence MDHTGFDYSEEERYDCKGGDLFGTQRRFPGHIFWDFQINILGEKDETPVHFCDKCGLPIKIYGRMIPCKHVFCYDCAILHEKKGDKMCPGCSDPVQRIEQCARGSLFMCSVVQGCKRTYLSQRDLQAHINHRHVRAGKPAARPPVEPVHPPVAPPPAEIPDRFLVPPEKHHLSHVPPKQHILLPPPPLQHVPHEHYGQPHEDVRAPPAEMAVAPPPPRPVGQETFRISTRKHSNLITVPIQDDSGSGAREPPPPAPAPAPAPAHHHPEYPGQPVVSRPHRIMPPQQHYAPPPPPPPPPISHPMQHPPQAAAAPHLVYGQAPPPPMTSAPPPITPPPGHIIAQMPPYMNHPPPGPPPPQHGGPPVGAPPPPPHHYNPNSLPQFTEDQGTLSPPFAQPGGMSPGIWPAPRGPPPPPRMQGPPAQAPLPGPHHPDQTRYRPYYQ; translated from the exons GATTTGACTACAGTGAAGAAGAGCGATATGACTGTAAAGGAGGCGATCTGTTTGGGACTCAGCGAAGATTTCCGGGACACATTTTCTGGGATTTTCAG ATCAACATCTTGGGTGAAAAGGATGAAACCCCAGTCCATTTCTGTGATAAGTGCGGGTTGCCGATTAAAATCTACGGTCGCATG ATACCGTGCAAGCACGTTTTCTGCTATGACTGTGCTATTTTGCATGAAAAAAAAGGGGACAAGATGTGTCCAGG ctGTAGCGACCCGGTCCAGCGGATCGAGCAGTGTGCCCGAGGGTCTCTGTTCATGTGTAGCGTCGTCCAAGGATGCAAGAGGACCTATCTGTCTCAGAGAGACCTGCAGGCTCACATCAACCACCGCCACGTGAGAGCCGGGAagcccgccgcccgccctcccgtCGAACCCGTCCACCCGCCCGTAGCCCCGCCGCCGGCGGAGATTCCCGACCGCTTCCTCGTGCCCCCGGAGAAGCACCATCTGAGCCACGTCCCGCCGAAGCAGCACATCCTGCTCCCGCCGCCCCCCTTGCAGCACGTGCCCCACGAGCACTACGGCCAGCCCCACGAGGACGTCCGGGCCCCGCCGGCGGAGATGGCcgtggccccgccgccgccgcgccccgTCGGCCAGGAGACCTTTCGCATCTCGACGAGGAAGCACAGCAACCTGATCACCGTCCCCATCCAGGACGACTCCGGCTCCGGGGCGCGggagccgccgcccccggccccggccccggccccggcccccgctcacCATCATCCCGAGTACCCGGGCCAGCCGGTGGTGTCCCGCCCTCATCGCATCATGCCGCCTCAGCAGCATtacgccccgcccccgcccccgcccccgccgcccatcAGCCACCCCATGCAGCACCCGCCCCAGGCCGCGGCCGCGCCCCACCTGGTCTACGGCcaagccccgcctccccccatgacctccgccccgccccccatcaCCCCTCCCCCCGGACACATCATCGCCCAGATGCCCCCCTACATGAACCACCCTcctccgggcccgccccccccgcagCACGGCGGGCCGCCGGTcggcgctccccctcccccgccccaccactaTAACCCCAACTCGCTGCCGCAGTTCACCGAAGACCAAGGAACCCTCAGCCCCCCTTTCGCTCAGCCCGGGGGAATGAGCCCCGGGATCTGGCCGGCACCCagaggcccgccccctcccccccggatgCAGGGTCCGCCCGCCCAGGCCCCGCTGCCCGGACCGCACCACCCCGATCAGACGCGATACAGGCCCTATTACCAGTGA